ACCAACAGTTGCTGATTCTGCATAAATTTGTTCAATTTCCTTTTCCATATTATCAATGGATAACTCACTTAAAATAGCATCTAAATCACCAATGACATGCTCAAATAGATGAATCTTCTCGTACAACAGCTTCATAATATGTTCTTCCACCGTATCTCTAATTGCAAAATTATAGACAAACACATCTTTCTCTTGACCATAGCGATGAATACGTCCAATTCTCTGTTCTAAACGCATCGGGTTCCATGGTAAGTCATAGTTAATCATATAATTACAAAATTGCAGATTTATCCCTTCGCCTCCAGCTTCTGTTGCAATTAATACTTGGGCATGATCTTTAAATAGTTGGCGCATCCAGTCTTTTTTCCCACGTTTAAATCCTCCACGGAAAGGAACGGAACTGATGCCATTTTGTTGTAAATAATATTGCAAGTAAAATTGCGTGGCACGATATTCTGTGAAGATAATGACTTTCTCATTGCCGATTTTATTAATAAGTTCCACCACTTTTGCTGCTTTTTGATGGTGAGGTAATTGTTCAATTTTTTGTACCACATCTTGAATGGATTCTAATTGTGGATTTTCAGCAAGTATTTTTTTTAAGGATAAATAGCACGCTTCCCTCGATGAACAAAATTCACGTAGATAGGTAATTTTAGAAAATGCAGGAAACAGTGCTGTACTTGCTTCTAACGTTTGATAAACTTCTGCTTCTTCACTTGTGAATTCTGTCCAAATCGTTTCAATGTGTCGCTTAATTTGATTTAGACCTGTTTCTTTTCTCGTGTTTCTTACCATTACTTTTTGGATTAATTGTTTTAAAAATAAATCTTGTTTCATATTTTTCCGGTCGTTTCCGTAGCTTGCTTTAAAAGAATCATAGTTACCTAAATGTCCTGGTTTTAGGATGGACACGAGATTAAAAATCTCCAGCAATTCATTTTGAACGGGAGTAGCGGTTAATAATAGGCAGTACTTCTTTTTTAACGACCGTACAAATTGGTAATTTTTTGTTTTATGGTTTTTTAACTTATGTGCTTCGTCCACAAGGACTAAATCATAATCTAAGCTAAGAATGGTTTCCTGGTGCTGTACCCTTTTAGCAGTATCTAAAGAAGAAATAATAATATTGCCTTGCTCCCAGCTCATGTTTTTACGATAAGCTACTGCCGGAATATAAAACTTTTCGTTTAGTTCTCTTTCCCATTGGTTTACTAAAGAAGCAGGCACTAAAATGAGTGCTTTTTTCACTAACCCACGGATCATATATTCTTTTAATACCAGTCCAGCTTCAATAGTCTTTCCCAACCCAACTTCATCGGCTAAAATGGCTCTGCCATGCATTTGTTCCATAACTTGTTCTGCAGTCCGAATCTGATGATCTAAAAAAGA
This genomic interval from Virgibacillus pantothenticus contains the following:
- a CDS encoding DEAD/DEAH box helicase, encoding MKSIYVEKDDSFIKELEDKLEKNTPLSSWELFSMAYAAEQTTMVPNFTGLRALEFLPHISFLDHQIRTAEQVMEQMHGRAILADEVGLGKTIEAGLVLKEYMIRGLVKKALILVPASLVNQWERELNEKFYIPAVAYRKNMSWEQGNIIISSLDTAKRVQHQETILSLDYDLVLVDEAHKLKNHKTKNYQFVRSLKKKYCLLLTATPVQNELLEIFNLVSILKPGHLGNYDSFKASYGNDRKNMKQDLFLKQLIQKVMVRNTRKETGLNQIKRHIETIWTEFTSEEAEVYQTLEASTALFPAFSKITYLREFCSSREACYLSLKKILAENPQLESIQDVVQKIEQLPHHQKAAKVVELINKIGNEKVIIFTEYRATQFYLQYYLQQNGISSVPFRGGFKRGKKDWMRQLFKDHAQVLIATEAGGEGINLQFCNYMINYDLPWNPMRLEQRIGRIHRYGQEKDVFVYNFAIRDTVEEHIMKLLYEKIHLFEHVIGDLDAILSELSIDNMEKEIEQIYAESATVGEAKIKLQNLSAVIESAQRSDIQEEKQYGDT